In Rhodobacter sp. 24-YEA-8, the following are encoded in one genomic region:
- the ccmA gene encoding heme ABC exporter ATP-binding protein CcmA, translated as MELRVENLAVARGGLVVLEGISFTLRAGQALVLRGPNGIGKTTLLRTIAGLQPAISGEVSTPTDGLAYASHADGLKSALTVDANISFWASVFGTGQTAAGAALEQLDLTALRHRAAGQLSAGQKRRLGLARLLVTGRPIWLLDEPTVSLDQAAVALFAGVLRAHLKDGGAALIATHIDLGLDEAGGLDLTPFRPKRQRAVAGGFDDAFGESFGGPG; from the coding sequence ATGGAACTCAGGGTCGAAAATCTTGCAGTCGCCCGCGGCGGGCTGGTGGTGCTGGAGGGGATCAGTTTCACCCTGCGCGCCGGTCAGGCCCTGGTGCTGCGCGGCCCGAACGGTATCGGCAAGACCACTTTGCTGCGCACCATCGCGGGGCTGCAACCTGCCATTTCCGGCGAGGTCAGTACCCCCACGGATGGCCTCGCCTATGCCAGCCATGCCGACGGGCTGAAATCCGCGCTGACGGTGGACGCGAATATCTCCTTCTGGGCTTCGGTATTCGGCACGGGGCAGACGGCTGCCGGGGCCGCGCTTGAGCAGCTGGATCTGACCGCATTGCGCCACCGCGCCGCCGGCCAGCTTTCCGCCGGGCAGAAGCGCCGCCTCGGCCTTGCGCGGCTTCTGGTCACCGGCCGGCCGATCTGGCTGCTGGATGAGCCGACCGTCTCGCTTGATCAGGCCGCCGTTGCGCTTTTCGCCGGCGTCCTGCGTGCCCATCTCAAAGACGGTGGCGCGGCGCTGATTGCCACCCATATTGACCTTGGCCTCGATGAGGCGGGGGGGCTTGATCTCACGCCCTTCCGGCCAAAGCGCCAGCGCGCCGTCGCGGGTGGTTTCGACGATGCGTTCGGCGAGAGCTTCGGAGGTCCAGGATGA
- the ccmB gene encoding heme exporter protein CcmB translates to MIALLIRDLSLAFRAGGGFGLGLAFFLLVVVLVPLGVGPDSAILATIAPGVLWVGALLASLLSLDRIFALDHEDGSLDLLATAPLPLEGVVAVKALAHWLVTGLALTLASPLLAVLLNLPAAGYPWLLLSLAVGTPALSVIGAFGASLTIGLRRGGLLLSLLVLPLYVPTLVFGAEVVRRGAAGLALATPLALLAAITAGSLALLPFAAAAAIRVNLR, encoded by the coding sequence ATGATTGCGCTCCTGATCCGCGACCTGTCGCTTGCCTTTCGCGCCGGGGGGGGCTTTGGCCTTGGTCTTGCCTTCTTTCTGCTCGTTGTGGTGCTGGTGCCTTTGGGCGTCGGGCCGGACAGCGCCATTCTTGCCACCATCGCGCCAGGCGTGCTCTGGGTGGGGGCGCTTCTTGCCTCGCTCCTCAGCCTTGACCGGATTTTTGCGCTCGATCATGAGGATGGCAGTCTTGACCTTCTTGCCACCGCCCCCTTGCCGCTTGAAGGGGTCGTGGCGGTCAAGGCGCTGGCGCATTGGCTGGTCACGGGGCTTGCGCTGACACTGGCCTCGCCGCTGCTCGCGGTTTTGCTTAACCTGCCTGCCGCAGGATACCCTTGGCTTCTGCTCTCGCTCGCGGTCGGCACGCCGGCGCTTTCGGTGATCGGGGCTTTTGGGGCCAGTCTGACCATCGGCCTCAGGCGCGGCGGGCTATTGCTCTCGCTCCTCGTATTGCCGCTTTACGTGCCAACGCTGGTTTTCGGGGCCGAGGTCGTGCGGCGCGGCGCGGCGGGGCTCGCGCTGGCGACACCGCTTGCGCTCCTTGCCGCGATTACGGCCGGCTCGCTGGCGCTGCTGCCCTTCGCCGCAGCCGCCGCAATTCGGGTTAACTTGCGCTGA
- a CDS encoding heme ABC transporter permease: MSIWEFANPRNFMRLSGRILPWIAAFAGLSLGIGLIWGFFFTPDDYKQGSTVKILFIHVPAAMMAINAWIMMLVTSLIWVIRRHHVSALAARAAAPAGLVFTLIALVTGALWGQPMWNTWWEWDPRLTSFLILFLFYLGYIALWSAIEDPETAADLTGILCVVGSVFAVMSRYAVKFWNQGLHQDSTILKVGEKDPLDVAYYVPLVICLVGFVLFFILIVLLRTRMLIRARRLIALEARERLG, encoded by the coding sequence ATGTCGATTTGGGAATTCGCCAATCCGAGAAATTTCATGCGGCTTTCCGGGCGGATCCTGCCCTGGATCGCGGCATTTGCCGGCCTGTCGCTTGGGATCGGGCTGATCTGGGGCTTTTTCTTCACCCCTGATGATTACAAACAGGGCTCGACCGTCAAGATCCTGTTCATCCACGTGCCCGCGGCGATGATGGCGATCAATGCCTGGATCATGATGCTGGTCACCTCGCTGATCTGGGTGATCCGGCGCCACCATGTCTCGGCACTGGCGGCGCGGGCGGCGGCGCCGGCGGGGCTTGTTTTCACGCTGATCGCCCTGGTCACCGGTGCGCTCTGGGGGCAGCCGATGTGGAACACCTGGTGGGAATGGGATCCGCGCCTGACCTCGTTCCTGATCCTCTTCCTGTTCTATCTTGGCTATATCGCGCTCTGGTCGGCGATCGAGGATCCTGAAACGGCCGCGGATCTGACCGGCATTCTGTGCGTGGTCGGTTCGGTCTTTGCTGTGATGTCGCGCTATGCGGTCAAGTTCTGGAACCAGGGGTTGCATCAGGATTCGACCATCCTGAAAGTCGGTGAGAAAGACCCGCTGGATGTGGCCTATTACGTGCCCCTGGTGATCTGCCTGGTCGGATTCGTGTTGTTTTTCATACTGATCGTGTTGCTGCGAACCCGGATGCTGATCCGGGCGCGGCGGCTGATCGCACTTGAGGCAAGGGAGAGGCTCGGATGA
- the ccmD gene encoding heme exporter protein CcmD: MMPDLGNYAATVLGAWGATLLALAGLLVLTLLQSRRVALALAEAEARAHQARATEAKE, translated from the coding sequence ATGATGCCGGATCTTGGAAACTATGCGGCAACGGTGCTGGGCGCCTGGGGAGCGACGCTTCTGGCGCTGGCCGGGCTGCTTGTTCTGACGCTTTTGCAGTCGCGGCGGGTGGCACTTGCGCTGGCCGAGGCCGAGGCGCGGGCCCACCAGGCCAGGGCAACGGAGGCGAAGGAATGA
- a CDS encoding DsbE family thiol:disulfide interchange protein, producing the protein MKPLYLLPPLAFACLAAVFWFGMQREGQGEIPSTFIGRAAPVLPTTSLPGTPLLTAEDLRKGEVTVVNFWASWCPPCRAEHPVLKAMAADGIRVAGVNIMDKEADATGYLEKDGNPFFAIATDPGGRNRVEWGVSAPPETFIIDGDGTVLFKFTGPLVGTDYESRFVPALAAALK; encoded by the coding sequence ATGAAACCCCTGTATCTGCTGCCACCTCTGGCCTTTGCCTGTCTCGCCGCTGTCTTCTGGTTCGGGATGCAGCGCGAAGGTCAGGGCGAGATCCCCTCGACCTTTATCGGGCGCGCGGCGCCGGTTCTGCCCACGACATCCCTGCCCGGAACACCGCTTCTGACGGCGGAAGACCTCCGGAAGGGCGAGGTGACGGTGGTGAATTTCTGGGCCTCCTGGTGCCCGCCCTGCCGGGCGGAACATCCGGTTCTCAAGGCGATGGCGGCGGATGGCATCCGGGTCGCCGGCGTGAATATCATGGATAAAGAGGCCGATGCGACCGGCTATCTCGAGAAAGACGGCAATCCGTTCTTCGCCATTGCCACCGATCCGGGCGGGCGCAACCGGGTGGAATGGGGCGTCTCTGCACCGCCCGAGACCTTCATCATTGATGGAGATGGCACGGTTCTGTTCAAATTTACCGGGCCACTGGTCGGCACCGATTACGAATCGCGCTTTGTCCCCGCCCTTGCTGCGGCTCTGAAGTGA
- the acnA gene encoding aconitate hydratase AcnA produces the protein MTVTVGHDSQKTRKTLSAGGQTVSYYSIPAAQAAGLGDFSRLPASLKVVLENMLRFEDGKTVTRDDIRAFSTWGAQGGRNPIEIAYRPARVLMQDFTGVPAVVDLAAMRDGIIGLGGDAQKINPLNPVDLVIDHSVMIDEFGNPRAFQMNVDLEYERNMERYTFLKWGQKAFNNFRVVPPGTGICHQVNLEYLAQTIWTDTDQNGELVAYPDTLVGTDSHTTMVNGLAVLGWGVGGIEAEAAMLGQPVSMLIPEVVGFRLTGKMVEGTTATDLVLKVVAMLRKHGVVNKFVEFYGEGLDHLPLADRATIANMAPEYGATCGFFPIDGETLRYLRNTGRDEARIALVEAYAKENGFWRGPDYDPIYTSTLELDMGTIVPAISGPKRPQDYLPLTESARSFYKVVADYRGIDVSPDALDMGDEGGAITAPPKDVRKVVPVEGKDYTLTDGSVVIAAITSCTNTSNPYVMIGAGLVARKARDLGLTRKPWVKTSLAPGSQVVGEYLQAAGLQEDLDALGFNLVGYGCTTCIGNSGPLGDPAISKAISDNDLVAAAVLSGNRNFEGRISPDVRANFLASPPLVVAYAIAGDMNVNLTRDPIGQTPDGRDVYLKDIWPTQKEISDIVDTVVTREVFQAKYADVFKGDTRWQAVEVTGAETYDWPPASTYIQNPPYFQNMGRDPGVISDIEGARVLAILGDMITTDHISPAGSFKPTTPAGKYLQERQVAPRDFNSYGSRRGNHEVMMRGTFANIRIKNEMLANDQGGVEGGYTLGPDGAQTSIFDASMAWQELGRPLVIFGGVEYGAGSSRDWAAKGTALLGVKAVVAESFERIHRSNLVGMGVIPFEFTGGDTRKTLNLKGDEEISIHGLAGGLKPLSLVPMTIRAADGSERTVEIRCRIDTAIEIEYVENGGVLHYVLRNLASV, from the coding sequence ATGACCGTCACCGTCGGACATGACAGCCAGAAAACCCGTAAAACCCTGAGCGCGGGCGGCCAGACCGTCAGCTATTATTCGATCCCGGCGGCACAGGCGGCCGGACTTGGGGATTTCTCGCGCCTGCCCGCCTCGCTGAAAGTCGTGCTTGAGAACATGCTGCGTTTTGAGGACGGCAAGACCGTCACCAGAGATGATATCCGCGCGTTTTCGACCTGGGGCGCCCAGGGCGGGCGGAATCCGATCGAGATCGCCTACCGCCCGGCCCGCGTGCTGATGCAGGATTTCACCGGTGTGCCGGCCGTGGTGGACCTGGCCGCGATGCGGGACGGGATCATCGGGCTGGGCGGTGACGCGCAAAAGATCAACCCGCTGAACCCGGTCGATCTGGTGATTGACCATTCGGTGATGATCGACGAATTCGGCAATCCCCGCGCTTTCCAGATGAATGTCGACCTGGAATATGAGCGCAATATGGAGCGCTATACCTTCCTCAAATGGGGGCAGAAGGCGTTCAACAATTTCCGCGTCGTGCCGCCCGGCACCGGCATCTGTCACCAGGTCAATCTGGAATATCTGGCCCAGACGATCTGGACCGACACAGACCAGAATGGCGAGCTGGTGGCCTACCCGGACACGCTGGTCGGAACCGACAGCCACACCACCATGGTCAATGGCCTCGCCGTTCTGGGTTGGGGCGTCGGCGGGATCGAGGCCGAGGCGGCGATGCTGGGCCAGCCGGTCTCAATGCTGATCCCGGAAGTGGTCGGCTTCAGACTGACCGGGAAAATGGTCGAAGGCACCACCGCGACCGATCTGGTGCTGAAGGTCGTGGCGATGCTCAGAAAACACGGCGTGGTGAACAAATTCGTCGAGTTTTACGGCGAGGGTCTCGATCACCTGCCGCTTGCCGACCGTGCCACCATCGCCAATATGGCCCCCGAATACGGCGCCACCTGCGGTTTCTTCCCGATTGATGGCGAGACGCTGCGCTATCTGAGGAATACCGGTCGCGACGAGGCCCGCATCGCGCTGGTCGAGGCCTATGCCAAAGAAAACGGCTTCTGGCGCGGGCCCGATTACGATCCGATCTATACCAGCACGCTGGAGCTCGACATGGGCACCATCGTCCCGGCGATCTCGGGGCCGAAACGGCCGCAGGATTATCTGCCGCTGACCGAATCGGCCCGCAGTTTCTACAAGGTCGTGGCCGATTACCGCGGCATTGATGTCAGCCCCGACGCGCTGGATATGGGCGATGAGGGCGGCGCGATCACCGCGCCGCCGAAGGATGTGCGCAAAGTGGTGCCGGTCGAGGGCAAGGATTATACCCTCACCGACGGCTCGGTGGTGATTGCGGCGATCACCTCCTGCACCAATACCTCGAATCCCTATGTGATGATCGGTGCCGGTCTGGTGGCGCGGAAGGCCCGCGATCTGGGCCTGACCCGCAAACCCTGGGTCAAGACCTCGCTCGCGCCCGGCTCGCAGGTGGTGGGTGAATATCTTCAGGCGGCAGGGCTGCAGGAAGATCTCGACGCGCTCGGCTTCAACCTGGTGGGTTATGGCTGCACCACCTGTATCGGAAATTCCGGGCCGCTGGGCGATCCGGCGATCTCGAAAGCGATCAGCGACAATGATCTGGTCGCGGCGGCGGTGCTGTCGGGAAACCGCAATTTCGAAGGCCGGATCAGCCCTGATGTGCGTGCGAATTTCCTCGCCTCGCCGCCGCTGGTGGTCGCTTATGCGATTGCCGGTGACATGAACGTCAACCTGACCCGCGACCCGATCGGACAGACGCCCGACGGCCGCGACGTCTACCTGAAAGACATCTGGCCCACCCAGAAAGAGATCAGTGACATCGTCGACACCGTCGTCACGCGCGAGGTTTTCCAGGCCAAATATGCCGATGTTTTCAAAGGGGATACCCGTTGGCAGGCGGTGGAGGTCACCGGGGCCGAGACCTATGACTGGCCGCCCGCTTCGACCTATATCCAGAATCCGCCCTATTTCCAGAATATGGGGCGTGACCCCGGCGTGATCTCGGATATCGAAGGCGCGCGGGTGCTGGCGATCCTCGGCGATATGATCACGACCGACCATATCTCGCCGGCGGGCTCGTTCAAACCGACGACACCGGCGGGGAAATACCTGCAGGAACGCCAGGTGGCGCCGCGCGATTTCAACTCTTATGGCTCGCGGCGCGGCAATCACGAGGTGATGATGCGCGGCACATTCGCCAATATCCGCATCAAAAACGAGATGCTGGCCAATGATCAGGGTGGCGTCGAGGGCGGCTATACTCTGGGGCCGGACGGGGCGCAGACCTCGATCTTCGACGCGTCGATGGCCTGGCAGGAACTGGGCCGGCCGCTGGTGATCTTTGGCGGCGTGGAATATGGCGCAGGGTCCTCGCGCGACTGGGCAGCCAAGGGCACCGCACTGCTGGGGGTCAAAGCGGTCGTCGCGGAAAGTTTCGAGCGTATCCACCGTTCCAACCTCGTTGGCATGGGGGTGATTCCCTTTGAATTCACCGGCGGAGATACCCGCAAGACGTTGAATCTGAAGGGGGATGAGGAAATCTCGATCCATGGTCTCGCGGGCGGGCTGAAGCCCCTGAGCCTTGTCCCCATGACGATCCGCGCGGCGGATGGAAGCGAGCGGACCGTCGAAATCCGCTGCCGCATCGATACCGCCATCGAGATCGAATATGTCGAAAACGGCGGCGTGCTGCATTACGTGCTGCGCAATCTCGCCAGCGTCTGA
- a CDS encoding thioredoxin family protein: MRHLLSAACGLVLTCALAGPGAAEDLAEKAAPLAAGAGPVVVELFTSQGCVSCPPADEFFASLTKDKRVIALSLHVDYWDYIGWEDSFGSAAFTERQKEYARTIGSRTIYTPQFIIGGVERIEGFDPEATLKALADHVAAKSPVTLMVTRDGDNLVIRAKADPPLEAPARVELARYMPEATVDIERGENAGKIVTYRNIVTEWESLGDWAGQEPLEVSIPITGSNPAVVFIQDVSGKGAKAAGPGQIFAAAVTP; this comes from the coding sequence ATGCGACATTTGCTCAGCGCCGCCTGCGGCCTGGTTCTGACCTGCGCGCTTGCAGGTCCGGGCGCCGCCGAAGACCTGGCAGAAAAGGCGGCGCCTCTGGCCGCCGGTGCCGGCCCGGTGGTGGTCGAACTCTTTACCTCGCAAGGCTGTGTTTCCTGCCCGCCGGCAGATGAATTTTTCGCCAGCCTCACCAAAGACAAGCGCGTGATCGCGCTTTCGCTGCATGTCGATTACTGGGATTACATCGGCTGGGAAGACAGTTTCGGCTCTGCGGCGTTCACTGAGCGGCAAAAGGAATATGCCCGCACCATCGGATCACGCACGATCTATACGCCGCAATTCATCATCGGCGGTGTCGAACGAATCGAGGGCTTTGATCCGGAAGCGACGCTGAAGGCACTGGCCGATCACGTTGCCGCCAAAAGCCCGGTGACGCTGATGGTCACGCGTGACGGCGACAACCTGGTGATCCGCGCCAAAGCCGACCCGCCGCTGGAGGCCCCGGCCCGGGTCGAGCTTGCGCGCTACATGCCCGAGGCAACGGTCGATATCGAGCGCGGCGAAAACGCCGGCAAGATTGTGACCTACCGCAATATCGTGACCGAATGGGAGAGCCTTGGCGACTGGGCCGGGCAGGAGCCGCTTGAGGTCAGCATCCCGATCACCGGTAGCAATCCCGCGGTGGTGTTCATTCAGGATGTCAGTGGCAAAGGGGCCAAAGCGGCAGGGCCGGGGCAGATCTTTGCGGCTGCGGTGACCCCCTGA
- a CDS encoding lysophospholipid acyltransferase family protein, whose product MSDKQEANPRHWLQDRLFRALIWSLKRLPYRIRVPLCGRIVSGVIAPLAGYRRRIRSNLALVMPDLPKAEVEKIVRDVPDNVGRTLIEIYSGEEFIARAAGLPLTGAGVAALEEARRTNRPVILVTAHFGNYDATRAALIARGFTVGALYMNMSNRYFNEHYLRAISTIGTPLFPRGREGLGQMVKFLRQGGMLGMLIDQHMTRAPLLGFFGHEAQTALSAAELALKYDALCVPVYAVRQQDGLSFQVIVEDPIPHSDPVTMTQALNDSLEALVRRYPGQWFWIHKRWKHGGARLPSPDAET is encoded by the coding sequence ATGAGCGACAAACAAGAGGCAAATCCACGCCACTGGCTGCAGGACCGCCTGTTCCGGGCGCTGATCTGGAGCCTGAAGCGGCTGCCTTACCGCATCCGGGTACCGCTCTGCGGCAGGATCGTCTCGGGCGTGATCGCGCCACTGGCCGGCTACCGCCGCCGCATCCGGAGCAATCTGGCCCTCGTAATGCCGGATCTGCCAAAGGCCGAGGTCGAGAAAATCGTCCGCGATGTGCCCGACAATGTAGGCCGCACCCTGATCGAGATCTATTCGGGCGAGGAATTCATCGCCCGCGCCGCCGGATTGCCGCTGACCGGCGCAGGCGTCGCCGCGCTGGAGGAAGCCCGCCGCACGAACCGCCCCGTGATCCTCGTCACCGCGCATTTCGGCAATTATGACGCCACCCGCGCCGCCCTGATCGCACGCGGCTTTACGGTCGGCGCGCTCTACATGAATATGTCGAACCGCTATTTCAACGAACATTACCTCAGGGCGATTTCGACCATTGGCACACCGCTTTTCCCGCGCGGGCGCGAGGGTCTGGGGCAGATGGTGAAATTCCTGCGCCAGGGCGGCATGCTCGGGATGCTGATCGACCAGCATATGACCCGCGCGCCGCTTCTGGGTTTCTTCGGCCATGAGGCGCAGACCGCGCTTTCGGCAGCAGAGCTCGCGCTGAAATATGATGCGCTTTGCGTGCCGGTCTATGCGGTGCGCCAGCAGGACGGGCTGTCCTTCCAGGTCATCGTGGAGGACCCGATCCCGCATAGTGACCCGGTCACCATGACCCAGGCGCTGAATGACAGCCTTGAGGCGCTGGTGCGGCGCTATCCCGGCCAGTGGTTCTGGATCCACAAACGCTGGAAACACGGGGGCGCCAGACTGCCGTCGCCGGATGCCGAAACCTGA